A region of Thermorudis peleae DNA encodes the following proteins:
- a CDS encoding LmeA family phospholipid-binding protein — MMLCPFCGTEQPIASHCRACGAPLVTTARPAHPVARRWERQSRAGQRVIGCLATLVTAAILLLALAALLSGRFLPPPATATPATTAVAGARTPTMATPRAASVAASATPVPGVSQVVITEAQLNQALAAHADRLGPARSPHAVIDPSGVTISFTFSGLGARFHARPIAQDGSIVLVDSSLSGPLGLAVDADAIAQMLADALQQELAARQLRVDDVVCQPGQIVVTVSPAR, encoded by the coding sequence ATGATGCTCTGCCCGTTTTGTGGCACTGAGCAGCCGATTGCTTCACACTGCCGCGCCTGTGGTGCGCCACTAGTCACGACTGCCCGCCCTGCTCACCCGGTCGCGCGGCGGTGGGAGCGTCAATCCCGAGCCGGACAACGTGTGATCGGCTGCTTAGCAACGCTTGTCACTGCGGCGATCCTGCTGCTCGCTCTTGCTGCTTTGCTCAGCGGGCGCTTTCTCCCGCCGCCAGCGACAGCGACCCCAGCTACCACTGCTGTCGCCGGTGCTCGCACGCCAACGATGGCAACGCCTCGTGCGGCGTCAGTGGCTGCATCCGCTACGCCTGTGCCGGGTGTGAGTCAAGTTGTGATTACGGAAGCTCAGCTCAACCAAGCACTCGCTGCCCACGCCGATAGGCTTGGTCCAGCACGCTCTCCCCATGCTGTCATTGATCCAAGCGGCGTAACGATCTCTTTCACGTTTTCAGGGCTGGGAGCCCGTTTCCACGCTCGCCCCATTGCCCAAGATGGTTCAATTGTCCTGGTTGACAGCAGTCTGAGTGGCCCGCTTGGCCTTGCAGTGGATGCTGATGCCATTGCTCAGATGCTTGCGGATGCTCTCCAGCAGGAGTTAGCCGCTCGTCAGCTC
- a CDS encoding YjbE family putative metal transport protein (Members of this highly hydrophobic protein family,regularly are found preceded by the yybP-ykoY manganese riboswitch (see RF00080). A metal cation transport function is proposed.), with protein sequence MTGIRFWAGLASVVLVNIVLSGDNALVIAMAARGLPPRQRRWAMIAGGAAAIILRVLFTALAALLLTIPLLEAGGGLVLTGIAAKLLREEEGTQVVDTAGSFLSAVQTITLADVVMSLDNMLAVAGAAQGSLLLLGLGLLLSMPPILIGSDVLARLLNRLPWLVAVGAILLTITGARMVANDPLVAARVPDPLATPFLIGVAVGLTALAFVPAIWRWWRQRRTATRAISHQAPSHD encoded by the coding sequence ATGACAGGCATACGATTTTGGGCTGGACTTGCCAGCGTGGTGCTGGTCAATATCGTACTCAGCGGCGACAACGCGTTGGTCATCGCGATGGCAGCGCGCGGACTGCCGCCACGACAGCGGCGCTGGGCGATGATCGCAGGTGGCGCAGCAGCGATCATCCTGCGGGTGCTGTTCACAGCGCTGGCAGCACTGCTGCTCACGATCCCGCTGCTGGAAGCTGGCGGTGGGCTCGTTTTGACCGGCATTGCAGCAAAGCTGTTGCGCGAGGAAGAAGGGACGCAAGTCGTCGATACGGCTGGCTCATTCCTGAGCGCTGTGCAGACAATAACGCTGGCTGACGTCGTGATGAGTCTAGACAATATGCTAGCCGTAGCGGGAGCGGCGCAAGGGAGCTTGCTCTTGCTGGGGTTGGGGCTGTTGCTCTCCATGCCACCAATTCTGATCGGCAGCGATGTACTAGCGCGGCTGCTCAACCGTCTGCCCTGGTTGGTCGCCGTTGGAGCCATCCTCTTAACAATTACGGGTGCACGGATGGTCGCCAACGACCCGCTCGTTGCCGCTCGCGTGCCAGATCCCCTTGCGACACCGTTCTTGATTGGGGTAGCGGTGGGGCTAACGGCATTAGCCTTTGTCCCTGCAATTTGGCGCTGGTGGCGTCAGCGGCGGACGGCAACGAGGGCCATAAGCCATCAAGCGCCGAGCCACGACTAA
- the acnA gene encoding aconitate hydratase AcnA, translated as MQDEARRDPFGARATLETPEGRVTYYRLAALADHITIGLERLPYTVKVLLENVLRLAGNGPFTTEDVELVAGWQPGPKPAREIPFLPSRVLLQDFTGVPAIADLAAMRAAVARAGGDPQIINPLVPVDLVIDHSVQVDAFGTTIAFQRNVEREYERNRERYAFLRWAQQAFRNFRVVPPGTGIVHQVNIEYLASVVTVRDEDGTPVAFPDTLVGTDSHTTMVNALGVLGWGVGGIEAEAAMLGQPITLLLPRVIGLRLIGQPPGGITATDLVLTVTQLLRKVGVVDTFVEVFGPGLRYLSLPDRATISNMAPEMGATAVMFPIDEETLGYLRLTGRSEAHVQLVETYAREQGLFREEGVEPVFDQVVELDLSTLEPSLAGPRRPHDRVRLSELRQSLRAAFPDQFPEEAANAPQRFDWEGGAVNEAEAPSAPLVPADPRPKVVDVRLDGQHAELRHGSVVIAAITSCTNTSNPAVMLGAGILAKKAVERGLSVSPAIKTSLAPGSGVVTAYLERAGLLPYLEALRFHLVGYGCTTCIGNSGPLPEPVAQAIQENELVVAAVLSGNRNFEGRIHPLVRAAYLASPPLVVAFALAGRVDIDLTREPLAHDPNGEPVYLRDLWPTPEEIREAMLQAIAPELFVERYRNVFAGDERWRNLPVPTGALYEWDPQSTYIQEPPFFQNLPLEPQPLTDIVGARVLAYLGDSVTTDHISPAGSIPVNSPAGQYLVGRGVPPKEFNSYGARRGNHEVMIRGTFANIRLRNKLAGGQEGGWTRHFPDGELTTIYDAAMRYQAEGVPLLVVAGKEYGSGSSRDWAAKGTMLLGVRAVLAESFERIHRSNLVGMGVLPLQFLPGENAESLGLDGTETYTITGIAEGLEPNKRLIVRAVRDDGTAREFAVIARLNSPTEIEYYRHGGIMPFVLRRLLKATVQA; from the coding sequence ATGCAAGATGAAGCACGTCGTGATCCCTTTGGGGCCCGAGCCACGCTTGAGACACCCGAAGGACGCGTGACGTATTACCGGCTCGCTGCACTGGCCGATCATATCACCATCGGCCTGGAGCGACTGCCATATACCGTCAAAGTGCTGCTGGAAAACGTTCTCCGTTTGGCCGGCAATGGTCCATTTACGACTGAAGATGTCGAGCTTGTCGCTGGTTGGCAACCCGGCCCGAAACCTGCTCGCGAGATACCCTTCTTACCAAGCCGAGTGTTGCTCCAGGACTTCACGGGCGTGCCAGCCATTGCCGATCTCGCGGCCATGCGTGCCGCGGTGGCTCGCGCTGGCGGAGATCCGCAGATCATCAACCCCCTGGTTCCTGTTGACCTGGTGATCGACCACTCCGTGCAAGTTGACGCGTTCGGCACTACCATTGCCTTTCAGCGCAACGTCGAGCGCGAGTATGAGCGAAACCGCGAGCGCTATGCCTTCCTCCGCTGGGCGCAACAAGCCTTCCGCAACTTCCGCGTTGTGCCGCCGGGCACAGGCATTGTTCACCAGGTGAACATTGAATACCTGGCCTCAGTTGTGACAGTTCGGGATGAAGACGGCACGCCAGTTGCGTTCCCCGACACACTCGTCGGCACTGACTCGCACACGACGATGGTCAATGCCTTAGGCGTGCTGGGGTGGGGTGTCGGCGGCATTGAGGCTGAGGCGGCAATGCTCGGCCAGCCGATTACGCTGCTGCTGCCGCGCGTAATCGGGCTGCGGCTCATCGGCCAGCCTCCAGGTGGCATTACCGCAACGGACTTGGTGCTGACAGTGACGCAGCTCCTGCGCAAGGTCGGCGTCGTTGATACCTTTGTCGAAGTCTTCGGGCCAGGGCTGCGCTACCTGAGCCTGCCCGATCGGGCGACAATCTCGAACATGGCGCCAGAAATGGGCGCCACAGCCGTCATGTTCCCAATCGATGAAGAGACGCTCGGCTACCTGCGGCTGACTGGCCGGAGCGAAGCGCACGTGCAACTCGTTGAGACATATGCTCGGGAGCAGGGGCTGTTCCGCGAAGAAGGGGTTGAGCCAGTCTTCGACCAAGTTGTTGAACTCGACCTCTCGACGCTCGAGCCGAGCCTGGCTGGCCCACGGCGCCCGCACGATCGTGTACGGCTATCCGAATTGCGCCAGAGTCTACGCGCAGCATTCCCTGATCAGTTCCCTGAAGAAGCGGCAAACGCGCCCCAGCGCTTTGACTGGGAGGGCGGCGCGGTGAACGAGGCCGAAGCGCCAAGCGCGCCCTTGGTACCGGCTGACCCCCGCCCGAAGGTCGTCGACGTGCGGCTTGACGGGCAGCATGCCGAACTGCGTCATGGTTCGGTGGTGATTGCAGCGATCACCAGCTGCACCAATACCTCAAATCCTGCAGTAATGCTGGGTGCTGGTATCTTAGCCAAGAAGGCGGTTGAACGAGGGCTGAGCGTCAGCCCAGCGATTAAGACGAGCTTGGCCCCTGGTTCTGGCGTGGTAACGGCCTACCTGGAGCGGGCTGGGTTGTTGCCGTATCTTGAGGCGTTGCGTTTCCACCTCGTTGGCTACGGCTGCACGACCTGCATTGGCAACAGCGGCCCGCTCCCAGAACCGGTAGCGCAAGCCATTCAAGAGAATGAGCTTGTGGTCGCTGCAGTCCTGAGCGGCAACCGCAACTTTGAAGGGCGCATCCACCCGCTCGTGCGCGCAGCCTACTTGGCGTCGCCGCCGCTCGTGGTGGCCTTCGCATTAGCAGGCCGCGTTGATATCGACCTGACTCGGGAGCCGCTCGCACACGATCCGAACGGCGAGCCGGTCTATCTCCGTGACCTCTGGCCAACGCCGGAAGAAATCCGCGAGGCGATGTTGCAAGCTATCGCTCCCGAGTTGTTCGTCGAGCGCTACCGCAACGTCTTTGCGGGCGATGAGCGCTGGCGCAACCTGCCAGTCCCCACGGGTGCGCTCTACGAATGGGATCCGCAATCGACGTATATCCAGGAGCCGCCATTCTTCCAGAACCTCCCGCTTGAACCACAGCCGCTCACTGACATCGTTGGGGCACGGGTGCTCGCCTATCTTGGTGATTCAGTGACGACGGACCATATCTCGCCGGCTGGCTCGATCCCCGTTAACAGTCCAGCCGGACAGTACTTAGTCGGTCGGGGCGTGCCACCGAAGGAGTTCAACAGCTACGGTGCGCGCCGTGGCAACCATGAAGTGATGATCCGTGGCACATTTGCGAATATCCGGCTCCGCAATAAGCTAGCTGGTGGACAAGAGGGCGGCTGGACGCGCCACTTCCCCGATGGCGAGCTCACGACAATCTATGACGCGGCCATGCGCTATCAGGCAGAAGGTGTGCCGTTGCTCGTCGTAGCCGGCAAGGAGTATGGCAGCGGTAGCTCTCGTGACTGGGCTGCTAAAGGCACGATGCTGCTCGGTGTGCGTGCAGTACTTGCCGAAAGCTTCGAACGCATTCACCGCAGCAACCTGGTGGGCATGGGGGTGTTGCCGCTCCAGTTCCTGCCTGGGGAGAATGCGGAATCACTCGGGCTCGATGGCACCGAAACCTACACTATTACGGGCATCGCCGAGGGACTCGAGCCCAATAAGCGGTTGATTGTGCGCGCCGTGCGTGACGACGGCACCGCCCGCGAGTTTGCCGTCATCGCGCGTCTCAACAGCCCAACGGAAATCGAGTACTACCGGCACGGCGGTATCATGCCTTTCGTGCTCCGTCGTTTGCTCAAGGCCACGGTCCAGGCCTAG
- a CDS encoding M16 family metallopeptidase, producing the protein MQLQLQAHTSQLANGLTVIVQPLRRVPVVSCWIWYRVGSRNELPGKTGISHWVEHMLFKGTPRFPPGSIFREVQRWGGMLNGFTWIDYTAYFATVPVPALDLPLTVEADRMQHAVFDPAEVERERTVILSEREGNENQPATALREEVVAAAFRAHPYGHPVIGYREDLLALTRDDLYQHYRTYYTPGNATLVLVGDVDPADVLERVAQRFGDIPSGTPPPPLRVREPEQLGERRVRVRRPAPAPILLLAWRAPEATHPDTPAMAMLDLVLSGAAPLGFSGGGGMGRSSRLYRALVASGLCSQAGSSVALSIDPFLFTVSATLTPAAELARVEEIVWNELEKLRQEPVSAAELERAQRQLESQFAQAAEQTTTMAYFRGMLATVAPGWTPEQWRDALLRVTPEDIQRVADTHLRPERCTAGWLEPADRPAPYHNGASPSSSMEVGGPVPAQWYTGGTSPSVVLPAAHLSLTSQSLSNGLTVVNHYDPQSELVVLALRLPAGAARDGEQPGLAHLTGQLLARGTAQWDEAALNERLDQLGAALSVGVGRDAVDIVASGLRRDAAALVELLAAVVRTPTFPEDQLERVRTQVLTQLRLAEQNTRAQADALLRASVYPPGHPYHHRVIGTAETLRQLDREALVAFHERMYRPAGGILAVAGGLSAATALQLIERHFGDWQGTVTPLSIPPVTPPVEMLRRHEYLPGKSQADLAIGLPVIPRSHPDFEPLRLANAVLGRLGMMGRIGQRVREQLGLAYYASSSLDAALGPGLWHAAAGVNPANVEQALEAILDEVSRLRAEPPSSTELDDVRTSLVGGALLALETSGAIAGLALDLMFYGLGLDYLERLPEMLAAFTPEDVRAVAERYLDPTRMAIVVVGPPDSETNPPNPPVA; encoded by the coding sequence ATGCAGCTACAACTCCAGGCGCACACGAGCCAGCTCGCCAACGGGCTAACGGTTATCGTCCAGCCACTGCGGCGGGTACCGGTGGTGTCATGTTGGATCTGGTATCGCGTGGGCAGCCGCAACGAGCTGCCCGGTAAAACTGGCATCTCTCACTGGGTTGAACACATGCTCTTTAAGGGCACGCCACGGTTTCCACCGGGTAGCATCTTCCGAGAGGTGCAACGGTGGGGCGGCATGCTCAACGGCTTCACATGGATTGATTACACGGCCTACTTCGCGACGGTGCCCGTGCCTGCTCTCGATCTACCGCTCACCGTCGAAGCCGACCGCATGCAGCACGCTGTCTTCGATCCAGCTGAGGTCGAGCGCGAGCGAACAGTTATCCTTTCAGAACGCGAGGGAAACGAGAACCAGCCTGCAACGGCATTGCGAGAAGAAGTCGTTGCCGCCGCATTCCGCGCCCACCCCTATGGTCATCCAGTGATCGGCTATCGCGAAGACCTGCTTGCGCTCACCCGCGATGACCTTTACCAGCATTACCGAACCTACTACACACCAGGAAATGCCACGCTTGTGCTTGTCGGCGACGTCGACCCTGCGGATGTACTCGAGCGCGTTGCCCAGCGGTTTGGTGACATCCCTTCTGGAACGCCTCCGCCACCGCTGCGTGTACGCGAGCCAGAGCAACTTGGCGAGCGACGGGTGCGTGTGCGGCGGCCAGCACCAGCGCCGATCCTGTTGCTTGCCTGGCGGGCGCCGGAAGCGACGCATCCAGACACGCCAGCAATGGCGATGCTCGATCTGGTGCTCTCTGGCGCAGCACCGCTGGGATTTAGCGGTGGCGGTGGCATGGGACGTAGCTCGCGGCTCTACCGTGCGCTCGTTGCCAGCGGATTGTGCAGCCAGGCAGGGTCGAGCGTGGCGCTCTCCATTGATCCATTCCTGTTCACGGTCTCAGCCACGCTCACCCCAGCCGCTGAGCTGGCCCGTGTCGAAGAGATCGTGTGGAATGAGTTAGAGAAGCTGCGTCAGGAACCAGTCAGCGCCGCTGAGCTGGAACGAGCCCAGCGCCAGCTGGAAAGCCAGTTTGCGCAAGCGGCTGAACAGACAACGACGATGGCCTACTTCCGTGGTATGCTCGCGACAGTGGCTCCAGGCTGGACCCCTGAACAGTGGCGCGACGCCTTACTCCGCGTGACACCTGAGGATATCCAGCGCGTCGCCGACACGCACCTTCGGCCGGAGCGTTGCACTGCCGGTTGGCTCGAGCCGGCTGATAGGCCGGCGCCGTACCACAATGGTGCATCGCCATCATCGAGCATGGAAGTCGGCGGTCCCGTACCTGCACAGTGGTACACTGGTGGCACTTCGCCCAGCGTCGTTCTCCCGGCGGCACACCTATCACTCACGAGCCAGTCGCTTTCCAATGGTTTGACAGTTGTCAACCACTATGACCCGCAAAGCGAGCTGGTTGTGTTGGCCTTACGCTTGCCTGCTGGCGCTGCACGAGATGGTGAACAGCCCGGACTCGCCCACCTGACCGGCCAGCTCTTGGCCCGTGGTACCGCCCAGTGGGACGAAGCCGCATTGAACGAGCGCCTTGACCAACTGGGGGCTGCGCTGAGTGTCGGCGTTGGCCGTGATGCCGTCGATATTGTTGCAAGCGGCCTGCGCCGTGATGCAGCTGCGCTCGTTGAACTGCTTGCGGCTGTCGTCCGCACCCCAACATTCCCGGAAGACCAACTTGAACGGGTGCGCACCCAGGTGCTCACCCAACTGCGCCTCGCCGAGCAGAATACGCGCGCACAAGCCGACGCTCTCCTCCGAGCGAGCGTCTACCCACCGGGACACCCATACCACCACCGGGTCATCGGTACCGCTGAGACGTTGCGCCAACTCGACCGAGAAGCGCTTGTTGCATTCCACGAGCGCATGTATCGACCTGCCGGAGGCATTTTGGCTGTTGCAGGAGGGCTCTCGGCTGCGACAGCACTGCAACTGATCGAGCGTCATTTCGGCGATTGGCAGGGAACGGTGACACCGCTGAGCATTCCACCGGTTACTCCACCGGTCGAGATGCTGCGACGGCACGAGTATCTGCCGGGTAAAAGCCAGGCCGACCTGGCGATTGGTCTGCCCGTTATTCCTCGGTCACATCCGGACTTTGAACCGCTCCGGCTGGCTAATGCCGTGCTCGGGCGCCTTGGCATGATGGGGCGAATCGGCCAGCGCGTGCGCGAGCAACTAGGACTCGCCTATTACGCGAGCAGTAGCCTTGATGCCGCACTCGGCCCAGGCCTATGGCATGCAGCTGCGGGTGTCAACCCAGCCAATGTCGAACAAGCGCTCGAGGCAATCCTCGATGAAGTTTCCCGTCTCCGGGCCGAGCCGCCGAGCAGCACCGAACTTGACGATGTACGCACGTCGCTGGTTGGCGGAGCGCTGCTTGCGCTTGAAACCAGCGGTGCGATCGCGGGCTTGGCACTTGACCTGATGTTCTACGGTCTCGGCCTGGATTACCTGGAGCGCCTACCGGAGATGCTCGCCGCATTCACGCCAGAGGATGTGCGCGCTGTTGCCGAGCGATATCTTGATCCAACACGGATGGCAATTGTCGTCGTTGGACCACCTGACAGTGAGACAAACCCGCCAAATCCACCAGTGGCATAA
- a CDS encoding chlorite dismutase family protein, producing MAESVYTVFWLYKATTPWFQLPVEERARAQRQVTDLLASAGPVSLRGAYSSIGFRPDVDLILWLYSQDVDALHDVAIALQRVLAPRGVEQRYAYLGVAATSQYDPTHGPAFLKGVPPKRYLSVYPFIKTPEWYLLPYEARRDMMIEHGRLGDEFPTVLTNTVNSFGVQDQEFIVALEDDDVATLVAMVQRLRAAEVRKYTKVDTPIFLGVRKELESALAALL from the coding sequence ATGGCGGAGAGCGTCTACACTGTCTTCTGGCTCTATAAGGCGACGACACCGTGGTTCCAACTTCCCGTGGAAGAACGTGCGCGTGCGCAGCGTCAGGTCACTGACCTGCTGGCTAGTGCTGGACCAGTGTCGCTCCGTGGGGCATATTCCAGCATTGGCTTCCGTCCGGATGTTGACCTTATCCTCTGGCTCTATAGCCAGGATGTCGATGCACTACACGACGTTGCTATTGCGCTCCAACGTGTACTCGCCCCCCGTGGTGTTGAGCAGCGGTATGCCTACCTTGGTGTCGCAGCGACATCCCAGTATGACCCAACGCACGGCCCAGCTTTTCTCAAGGGCGTGCCGCCCAAGCGTTACTTGAGCGTCTACCCATTCATCAAGACGCCGGAATGGTACCTGCTGCCCTATGAGGCACGCCGCGACATGATGATCGAGCACGGACGGTTGGGTGACGAGTTCCCAACAGTCTTGACAAATACTGTTAACTCGTTCGGTGTGCAAGACCAAGAGTTCATTGTCGCGCTTGAGGATGATGATGTCGCAACGCTGGTTGCGATGGTACAGCGGCTTCGGGCAGCTGAAGTGCGCAAGTACACCAAGGTTGACACACCAATCTTCCTTGGTGTACGTAAGGAACTCGAATCCGCGCTCGCCGCATTACTCTAG
- a CDS encoding DUF92 domain-containing protein: MLMFGCAVRRSVVPPHALLTAPRLWPRTARWRFATGLVLSSLIASVSVRRRTLTRDGALAAIGVGTSVTVGGGVGWAVPMVGFFVASSALSALGRQRKVALMDIVERGAERNWTQVLANGGVASGLALLSAVQPRRARTLALAAFGSIAAAAADTWATELGVLSPRPPRLITTGQLVPPGTSGGVTRVGMLGGLAGAGWVALLAAPVLPRPRAHSLLVLTIAGWAGMMVDSLLGATLQVVRWCPRCQRPTERRIHRCGTPTHYQRGLPWLDNDLVNLVATATGALVAVLAGLRAR; the protein is encoded by the coding sequence ATGCTAATGTTCGGCTGTGCCGTGCGCCGTTCAGTGGTCCCTCCTCACGCCTTGCTCACGGCGCCGCGGCTCTGGCCACGCACTGCTCGCTGGCGTTTTGCTACTGGCCTCGTGTTAAGTAGCCTGATCGCAAGCGTGAGTGTCCGCCGCCGCACACTCACGCGGGATGGTGCCCTGGCAGCGATCGGCGTGGGGACAAGTGTGACCGTTGGCGGCGGTGTCGGCTGGGCAGTGCCAATGGTTGGCTTCTTTGTTGCCTCAAGTGCGCTCTCCGCGCTCGGACGGCAGCGAAAAGTGGCGCTTATGGATATCGTCGAACGCGGAGCCGAGCGCAATTGGACACAGGTGCTAGCCAACGGTGGCGTGGCAAGCGGACTTGCACTGCTGTCCGCAGTCCAACCGCGCCGTGCTAGGACCCTTGCCCTGGCCGCATTCGGCAGCATTGCCGCTGCAGCAGCAGATACATGGGCAACTGAACTTGGCGTTCTTAGTCCCCGTCCTCCACGACTGATCACGACTGGCCAGCTGGTACCGCCTGGCACCTCTGGTGGGGTCACACGCGTCGGCATGCTTGGTGGGCTTGCTGGTGCAGGCTGGGTCGCGCTGCTCGCTGCACCAGTACTCCCTCGCCCGCGCGCTCACTCGCTGTTGGTACTAACCATCGCCGGGTGGGCCGGGATGATGGTCGATAGCTTGCTTGGCGCTACGCTTCAGGTGGTACGTTGGTGCCCTCGCTGCCAACGCCCAACCGAGCGGCGTATCCACCGCTGTGGCACTCCAACGCACTATCAGCGCGGCTTGCCTTGGCTTGACAACGATCTTGTGAACCTCGTCGCAACAGCGACCGGTGCGCTTGTTGCCGTGTTGGCGGGCCTCCGAGCACGCTAG
- a CDS encoding enolase C-terminal domain-like protein gives MRIRSVTTTVIAVPDLPLRNVVGCHQPYALRTIIQLETDDGLVGLGEMPGGKRFQQELETAAAEVCGLDPFHLEQLRLRFADRPRILSAFEVPCLDIIGKATGRSVAEILGGPVRQRVPFSAYLFYKFATPDDWLETPVGQPKPTGPLGLFAWSDAVLTPEAMVAEAEQFVTRYGFRVLKLKGGVLSPELEVETLRLLRERFGPTVQLRIDPNGGWSVETAIRLAPVLEELGLEYYEDPVAGMDAMAEVARQTRLPLATNMCVTAFAHLPEAIAKRAVQIILADHHAWGGLRASVQLGWICDVFGLGLSQHSNTHLGISFAAMVHLAAALPQLTFASDTHYPWQEGWDIVNERFVFEDGAVTVPSGPGLGVTLNPDALAQLAAIAEAVSWEERDDRAIMRRWFPEWSPSYQPW, from the coding sequence ATGCGAATTCGTTCTGTCACAACAACGGTTATTGCAGTTCCGGATTTGCCGCTGCGGAACGTTGTTGGCTGCCACCAGCCCTACGCCTTGCGAACGATCATCCAGCTCGAGACGGACGATGGCCTGGTGGGGCTTGGGGAAATGCCTGGGGGCAAGCGGTTTCAGCAAGAACTCGAGACCGCAGCAGCGGAAGTGTGCGGCCTCGATCCGTTTCACCTCGAGCAACTACGTCTGCGGTTTGCTGACCGGCCGAGAATCTTGAGCGCCTTTGAGGTTCCGTGCCTCGACATCATCGGCAAGGCAACGGGCCGGTCAGTCGCCGAAATTCTTGGGGGCCCAGTACGGCAGCGTGTGCCGTTCTCGGCCTATCTGTTCTACAAATTTGCAACGCCGGACGACTGGCTTGAGACTCCCGTTGGACAACCGAAGCCGACCGGTCCACTTGGCTTGTTTGCCTGGTCAGATGCTGTCTTAACGCCAGAGGCCATGGTTGCTGAAGCGGAGCAATTCGTCACGCGGTATGGCTTTCGTGTGCTAAAGCTCAAAGGCGGCGTCTTATCGCCGGAATTGGAGGTGGAGACGCTGCGGCTACTGCGCGAGCGATTTGGTCCAACGGTGCAGTTACGGATTGATCCAAACGGTGGCTGGTCAGTCGAAACAGCGATTCGGCTGGCGCCGGTGTTGGAGGAGCTTGGGCTTGAGTACTACGAGGATCCGGTTGCTGGGATGGACGCGATGGCCGAAGTTGCACGGCAGACGCGTCTGCCACTGGCGACGAACATGTGTGTGACAGCCTTTGCCCATCTACCGGAAGCGATTGCCAAGCGAGCAGTGCAGATTATTCTCGCTGACCATCATGCCTGGGGCGGGCTTCGTGCCTCAGTTCAGCTGGGGTGGATTTGCGACGTATTTGGCCTAGGGCTTTCCCAGCATTCAAACACCCATCTTGGCATCTCCTTCGCCGCGATGGTGCATCTTGCAGCGGCGCTGCCGCAGCTGACCTTTGCCAGTGATACCCATTATCCCTGGCAAGAGGGCTGGGATATTGTGAACGAACGGTTTGTGTTCGAGGATGGTGCCGTGACAGTGCCCAGTGGGCCGGGACTGGGGGTAACGCTCAATCCTGATGCCTTAGCACAGCTAGCAGCCATCGCCGAAGCAGTGTCGTGGGAAGAGCGAGATGATCGAGCGATAATGCGTCGCTGGTTCCCGGAGTGGAGCCCTTCCTATCAGCCGTGGTAG